A single Opitutales bacterium DNA region contains:
- a CDS encoding response regulator transcription factor translates to MANHPASKPILLLEDDSDLAANIVDFLELKGWLVDYAPTGALALHKVLSESFSAAIFDINVPGIDGIDLCERIRASTASSLPIIILTAADQIEQRLSSFQAGADDYMPKPFSLDELEARLNALVRRSKGGTPPFENILSFGDISINLATREVTHQSRPLQLTRMGYQLLKLIIQEAPRVVERDEIERVLWHGLPPASDALRSHVASLRTALNAPHSQVELVTHRGVGYQIKESRSTLE, encoded by the coding sequence ATGGCAAATCATCCAGCTTCCAAACCGATACTTCTTCTGGAAGACGACTCTGACCTGGCGGCAAATATCGTCGACTTTCTGGAGCTTAAGGGATGGCTGGTTGATTATGCCCCCACCGGGGCCTTGGCCCTACACAAAGTATTATCCGAGAGTTTCAGTGCAGCGATATTCGATATCAATGTTCCTGGCATTGACGGCATAGACCTCTGCGAACGGATACGCGCATCGACTGCCAGCAGCTTACCCATCATTATACTCACTGCTGCAGACCAAATCGAACAACGCCTGTCATCATTTCAAGCAGGCGCTGACGACTACATGCCAAAACCATTTTCACTGGATGAACTCGAGGCTCGTCTCAACGCCTTGGTACGGCGGTCCAAAGGAGGCACCCCACCTTTCGAGAACATCCTGAGCTTTGGAGATATTTCAATCAACTTGGCTACCCGTGAAGTCACCCACCAGAGCAGACCCCTGCAACTCACACGCATGGGCTATCAGCTCCTAAAACTGATTATCCAAGAAGCGCCAAGGGTCGTCGAACGCGATGAGATTGAGCGCGTGTTATGGCATGGGCTACCTCCTGCCAGTGACGCCCTGCGCTCACACGTGGCTTCCTTGCGCACCGCATTAAATGCGCCCCACTCCCAAGTCGAACTTGTGACGCATCGTGGCGTCGGATATCAGATTAAAGAAAGTCGAAGCACACTTGAGTAA